One part of the Marinobacter sp. MDS2 genome encodes these proteins:
- a CDS encoding heme A synthase has translation MNQTSTDVLARKLAIWSTFACVLAVVVIMLGAWTRLVHAGLGCPDWPGCYGFLTVPQGETNIAIANARFPDTPVDVAKGWPEMIHRYAAGTLGLVVFGLAIAAIRHRREHIPLRLPLFIAGFIVLQGAFGMWTVTLKLWPQVVALHLLGGFTTLSLLLLLTLRLRKCAGIQTLSAGRVASSLSKMRPWLYGGLILVVLQIGLGAWTAANYAAVACTDLPTCQGQWWPDGMDFQHGFDIAQQVGPNYLGGQLTDDGRVAIHVTHRLGAVVVLFYLGLMLLRLWRQRSGSGLDHSILLVACVLAMQFSLGLANVWFHIPLGIAVAHNAMGAGLLLSMINLIWRHSQLPHSKTATASHTTTITREVTA, from the coding sequence GTGAACCAGACTTCAACAGACGTCTTGGCCCGAAAGCTGGCGATTTGGTCAACATTTGCCTGTGTATTGGCGGTAGTGGTTATCATGCTGGGTGCCTGGACGCGATTGGTTCATGCCGGCCTTGGCTGCCCGGATTGGCCCGGTTGTTATGGTTTTTTAACCGTGCCCCAAGGCGAAACCAACATCGCGATCGCGAATGCCCGCTTCCCTGATACCCCGGTAGATGTCGCTAAAGGTTGGCCAGAAATGATCCATCGATACGCCGCCGGTACCCTGGGGCTGGTGGTTTTCGGGTTGGCCATTGCTGCCATTCGCCATCGTCGTGAACACATACCATTGCGCTTGCCGTTGTTCATTGCGGGCTTCATCGTGTTGCAAGGCGCTTTTGGCATGTGGACGGTCACGCTGAAGCTATGGCCACAAGTGGTGGCCCTGCATCTGTTGGGTGGCTTTACCACGCTCAGCCTGCTGCTCCTGCTGACGTTAAGGCTACGCAAGTGTGCCGGTATTCAGACATTATCGGCAGGGCGGGTGGCGTCAAGCCTCAGCAAGATGCGCCCTTGGCTCTATGGCGGTTTGATATTGGTTGTCCTGCAAATCGGGCTTGGTGCCTGGACAGCCGCCAATTACGCGGCGGTCGCCTGTACGGATTTGCCAACTTGTCAGGGCCAGTGGTGGCCGGACGGGATGGATTTTCAGCACGGATTCGATATTGCGCAGCAGGTCGGGCCGAATTACCTGGGCGGGCAACTGACGGATGACGGTCGTGTTGCCATCCATGTTACCCATCGTCTGGGCGCTGTGGTTGTGCTGTTCTACCTCGGTCTGATGCTGCTACGGCTCTGGCGACAACGGAGTGGCAGTGGGCTGGACCACAGCATCTTGCTAGTGGCGTGCGTACTGGCGATGCAGTTCAGTCTGGGCCTGGCCAACGTCTGGTTTCATATTCCGCTCGGCATTGCCGTGGCTCATAACGCCATGGGCGCCGGGTTACTGCTGTCGATGATCAATCTGATTTGGCGGCATTCTCAACTACCGCACTCGAAAACAGCGACAGCATCCCACACAACAACCATAACTCGGGAGGTAACGGCATGA
- the cyoE gene encoding heme o synthase: protein MSENVKALPVQESTGSTTHISWRDYLELTKPRVVALMILTSLIGMLLAAPGVPGWGVLLFGNLGIAFLAGAAAVVNHVVDQKIDTVMARTRKRPVATGRIAPFDALLFAVVLAAVGMIVLMWQVNELTAWLTLASLVGYAGIYTLFLKRATPQNITIGGLAGAMPPLLGWTAVTGQVEGHALLLVLIIFAWTPPHFWALAIHRKEEYAKAGIPMLPVTHGNKYTELHIVLYTVMLLVVSLLPFATGMSGGIYLAGALALGLRFLQYAIRLLKGDDRRVAMDTFKYSIVYLMALFVVLLVDHFVFF, encoded by the coding sequence ATGAGCGAAAACGTGAAAGCACTGCCGGTGCAAGAATCGACAGGCTCAACAACACATATCTCATGGCGGGATTATCTGGAACTCACCAAGCCACGGGTGGTGGCGTTGATGATTCTGACCTCTTTGATCGGTATGTTGCTGGCAGCACCGGGGGTGCCGGGCTGGGGCGTACTGTTGTTCGGCAACCTCGGCATCGCTTTTCTGGCCGGTGCCGCGGCCGTGGTCAATCACGTAGTGGATCAGAAAATCGATACCGTAATGGCCCGAACCCGAAAGCGCCCGGTCGCGACCGGCCGCATAGCGCCCTTCGATGCCCTTCTGTTTGCCGTGGTGCTGGCCGCCGTCGGGATGATTGTGTTGATGTGGCAAGTGAATGAGCTTACGGCCTGGCTCACACTGGCGTCGTTGGTCGGCTATGCAGGCATTTATACCCTGTTCCTGAAGCGCGCAACGCCGCAGAACATAACCATCGGCGGCCTTGCCGGGGCGATGCCACCCCTGCTCGGTTGGACCGCGGTCACCGGTCAGGTGGAAGGCCATGCGCTGCTTTTGGTACTGATTATATTTGCCTGGACTCCACCCCACTTCTGGGCTCTGGCCATTCACCGTAAAGAAGAATATGCGAAAGCGGGCATCCCGATGTTGCCAGTCACCCATGGCAACAAATACACCGAACTGCACATCGTGCTGTATACCGTCATGCTGTTGGTGGTCAGCCTGCTGCCTTTTGCCACCGGCATGTCCGGAGGCATATATCTGGCGGGGGCTCTGGCCTTAGGTTTGCGGTTCCTGCAATATGCCATTCGCTTGCTGAAAGGCGATGACCGCCGGGTTGCCATGGATACCTTTAAATACTCCATCGTGTATCTGATGGCGCTGTTTGTGGTGCTGCTGGTGGATCACTTCGTTTTTTTCTGA
- a CDS encoding SCO family protein, with protein sequence MGRSLRITLIALFLIVALIFGLTLGRQVFLANSEPTPAPDLSEYNTYVYEQPRELVEFTLTDEQGNTVTREDLKGRWSFVFVGYTNCPDICPAAMANLRQTDKLLPAELPQPDYLLVTADPEHDTPEKLKAYTGFFGEHFHGLTGELDTLRALAKSLSAVFVHREVDGQLLVDHSGHFALLNPDGKLQALIQPPHNPQELAEAFERIYSWAKENHPRAAGA encoded by the coding sequence ATGGGGCGTTCGCTACGGATTACGCTGATTGCGTTGTTTTTGATCGTTGCACTGATTTTTGGCCTGACCTTGGGGCGGCAGGTGTTTCTGGCGAACAGTGAGCCCACGCCGGCGCCAGACCTGAGTGAATACAACACCTACGTTTACGAGCAACCCCGTGAGCTGGTGGAATTTACCCTGACGGATGAACAGGGGAATACCGTGACCCGGGAAGACTTGAAAGGCCGGTGGAGCTTTGTGTTTGTCGGTTACACCAACTGCCCGGATATCTGCCCTGCGGCCATGGCGAACCTGCGGCAAACCGACAAATTGTTGCCTGCGGAGCTGCCGCAGCCGGATTACCTGCTGGTGACCGCAGATCCGGAACACGACACCCCGGAAAAACTGAAAGCCTATACCGGCTTCTTTGGTGAACATTTTCACGGCCTGACCGGTGAACTGGATACGCTCAGGGCGCTGGCGAAAAGCCTGAGTGCGGTCTTCGTACACCGTGAAGTGGACGGTCAGCTGCTGGTGGACCACAGCGGTCATTTTGCGTTGTTAAATCCGGATGGCAAGCTTCAGGCTCTGATTCAGCCCCCGCACAACCCGCAAGAACTAGCGGAAGCGTTTGAACGAATCTACAGCTGGGCCAAGGAAAATCACCCCAGAGCAGCGGGCGCCTGA
- a CDS encoding YbfB/YjiJ family MFS transporter, whose product MTSSSVSPKQLFTVLLAGGLVLLVVHTLGRFIYTPLMPYLVADDQINASQGAAIATWNYLGYLMGAMLAIRWHRIDQIRFLLPLFMLVHVITTLIMTQTDDLTLMSVVRWLNGVANGVIFVQAPALILEWLVLRNRASLSGLVYIGVGTGLLVSSGLVTGPADFLDGAQRWWPALLVSIPLGWWGVVQLRKLDVPVRDQDDSGKAITTTPLLDRASVPLFLSYAGAGLGYILPMTFLPLLANLELPADHFLQDGTWMLVAIVTIPSPWLWNKLGAVMGDLRALRLNFIIQLAGVLAAVVWPGAVGLVLCAVLVGSTFVGTVLLTQRTGRALHPHQGPRLSAAMVALYGFTQMVGPWLTKQWLDAGGTLLSAFGIGVAALAFGLVFAFFVPRPEVWHSRS is encoded by the coding sequence ATGACATCCTCAAGTGTTTCTCCCAAACAGCTGTTCACTGTCCTGTTGGCTGGTGGGCTCGTGTTGTTGGTGGTGCATACCTTGGGCCGGTTTATTTATACCCCGTTAATGCCCTACCTGGTGGCGGACGATCAGATAAACGCCTCCCAAGGTGCTGCCATCGCGACATGGAATTATCTGGGTTACCTGATGGGAGCCATGTTGGCGATACGCTGGCACCGGATCGACCAGATCCGCTTCCTGTTACCTTTGTTCATGCTGGTGCATGTCATCACGACCCTGATCATGACCCAAACCGATGATCTCACGCTGATGTCGGTGGTTCGCTGGCTCAATGGGGTGGCCAACGGCGTGATCTTCGTACAGGCCCCGGCCCTGATTCTGGAATGGTTGGTTCTACGAAACCGCGCGTCTCTGAGCGGGCTGGTGTATATCGGTGTGGGTACAGGGCTGCTGGTATCCAGCGGGTTGGTGACCGGCCCCGCCGATTTTCTTGACGGTGCGCAGCGCTGGTGGCCTGCCCTGTTGGTATCTATCCCGTTGGGCTGGTGGGGCGTTGTGCAACTGCGAAAGCTTGATGTGCCCGTTCGCGACCAAGACGATTCCGGCAAAGCCATCACCACCACGCCGTTGCTGGATCGCGCCAGTGTGCCGCTGTTCCTGAGTTACGCCGGCGCCGGTCTGGGATACATCCTGCCCATGACCTTTTTGCCGCTGCTGGCGAACCTTGAATTGCCGGCCGACCATTTCCTGCAAGACGGCACCTGGATGCTGGTGGCCATCGTGACCATTCCTTCGCCGTGGCTCTGGAACAAACTCGGTGCCGTTATGGGTGATCTCCGAGCGTTAAGACTGAATTTTATCATCCAGTTGGCGGGCGTACTGGCCGCAGTCGTATGGCCGGGCGCCGTTGGTTTGGTGTTGTGCGCGGTGCTGGTGGGTAGCACCTTTGTTGGGACGGTTCTGCTCACTCAAAGAACCGGCCGAGCGTTGCACCCGCACCAAGGGCCAAGGCTGTCGGCTGCGATGGTGGCGCTCTATGGTTTTACCCAAATGGTCGGCCCCTGGTTAACCAAGCAGTGGCTGGATGCCGGTGGCACGCTGTTGTCGGCATTCGGTATTGGTGTGGCGGCGCTGGCCTTTGGCTTGGTGTTCGCGTTCTTTGTGCCTCGTCCGGAGGTTTGGCATTCTCGGTCTTGA
- the hrpB gene encoding ATP-dependent helicase HrpB: MLPIETILPELTQSLTQSTTALLQAPPGAGKTTRVPLALLDAPWRDDRKILMLEPRRLAARSAARYMAKQLGEAPGQTVGYRTRLDTKVSANTKIEVVTEGILTRLIQNDPMLEDYAAVLFDEFHERSLQADLGLALVRETQQALREDLRILVMSATLDTAPIAKVLGDVPVISSEGRAFPVEVMYRPLPRNGRVVDQVVEVVQETMAEQTGSVLVFLPGAGEIRRAAQQLQGQLPANVLLAPLYGNLKSEEQDRAISPAPEGSRKIVLATAIAETSLTIEGVRVVIDAGQQRRAVFNPNSGMTRLVTGRVSKASAEQRKGRAGRIEPGVCYRLWSESEQFGLADFTPPEIQEADLAPLVLELAQWGARSPEQVAWIDAPPVAHWQQAVTLLQWLELLDADGAITDHGKAARALGMHPRLAHMVLRGRDLGLGQLAAELAALLEERDLLGPGSGADLHERIRVLHGESGHRGLDVARLNAIKQAVKRLCRGENTTGLPSETDVGRVLAQAYPDRIARRRPGSTPRYQLSNGKGAILREDDALARQEWLVAADLDGKAREATIYLAAPVDLADLEQDLAAHIEDREEALWDDKRGTVVARHVRKLGSLVLAEKSLAQVAPEMLQQGLLDAVRRKGLDSLPWTPAARQWCARVRLLAEEYPGEWPEVSDAALLDTVEIWLAPYLSGMKRWSDLSGLNLVQALNTLLDYPQQQRLEELAPRALTIPTGQNVTLDYSADNGPVLAAKLQALFGWTETPKVAGGRVPVVIHLLSPAQRPLAVTADLASFWRNAYPEVRKDTRGRYPKHPWPEDPLTAQAQQGTKKRPVR, translated from the coding sequence ATGCTCCCAATAGAAACCATACTCCCAGAGCTAACCCAGTCCCTGACCCAAAGCACCACAGCGTTGCTACAAGCCCCCCCAGGAGCCGGTAAAACCACCCGAGTGCCCTTGGCTCTGTTGGATGCACCATGGCGGGATGACCGGAAAATCCTGATGCTGGAACCCCGGCGGTTGGCGGCCAGATCGGCGGCACGGTATATGGCGAAACAGTTGGGAGAAGCCCCGGGGCAAACGGTCGGCTACCGGACCCGGCTGGATACCAAGGTTTCTGCGAACACCAAGATTGAAGTGGTCACCGAAGGCATTCTGACGCGCCTGATTCAGAACGACCCCATGCTGGAAGACTACGCCGCTGTGTTGTTTGATGAATTTCATGAGCGTTCCCTGCAAGCCGATCTGGGCTTGGCATTGGTGCGGGAAACCCAGCAGGCGTTGCGGGAAGATCTGCGGATACTGGTGATGTCGGCGACTCTGGATACCGCGCCAATCGCCAAAGTGCTGGGCGATGTGCCGGTGATCAGCAGCGAAGGCCGGGCGTTTCCGGTGGAGGTGATGTACCGACCTCTGCCTCGCAATGGCCGGGTGGTGGATCAGGTGGTTGAAGTGGTGCAGGAAACCATGGCCGAGCAGACCGGTTCGGTGCTGGTGTTTTTGCCGGGGGCCGGGGAAATTCGGCGGGCTGCACAGCAATTGCAGGGGCAGTTACCCGCCAATGTTCTGCTTGCTCCGCTCTACGGCAATTTGAAATCCGAGGAACAGGACCGCGCCATATCGCCTGCCCCCGAGGGCTCGCGCAAGATTGTGTTGGCCACCGCCATTGCCGAAACCAGTCTGACCATTGAAGGCGTGCGGGTGGTGATCGATGCTGGCCAGCAGCGCCGGGCGGTTTTTAACCCGAACAGCGGTATGACGCGCTTAGTGACTGGCCGGGTCTCGAAAGCGTCAGCGGAACAACGTAAAGGCCGGGCCGGTCGTATCGAGCCCGGTGTGTGCTACCGGCTGTGGAGCGAATCCGAACAGTTCGGGCTGGCGGATTTTACCCCGCCAGAGATTCAAGAAGCCGATCTGGCCCCTTTGGTGTTGGAGTTGGCCCAATGGGGTGCCCGTTCGCCCGAGCAGGTGGCGTGGATCGACGCACCACCCGTCGCTCACTGGCAGCAGGCTGTGACTTTGTTGCAGTGGCTGGAATTGCTGGATGCCGATGGTGCCATTACGGACCACGGCAAGGCCGCGCGAGCGTTGGGTATGCACCCACGGTTGGCGCACATGGTGCTCAGGGGGCGCGATCTCGGGCTCGGGCAATTGGCGGCTGAATTGGCCGCGCTGCTGGAAGAGCGGGATTTGTTGGGCCCCGGTTCAGGGGCAGACCTGCATGAACGCATTCGGGTATTACACGGCGAAAGCGGTCATCGCGGGCTAGATGTGGCGCGGTTAAACGCGATCAAACAAGCCGTAAAACGCCTTTGTCGAGGAGAAAACACAACCGGATTGCCATCCGAAACTGATGTTGGCCGGGTGTTGGCTCAGGCCTACCCGGATCGCATTGCCCGCCGCCGGCCGGGCAGCACGCCCCGTTACCAGCTGAGCAACGGCAAAGGTGCGATATTACGGGAAGACGACGCCTTGGCGCGGCAAGAATGGCTGGTCGCTGCCGATCTGGACGGCAAAGCCCGGGAAGCCACCATATACCTGGCGGCACCGGTCGATCTTGCTGACCTGGAGCAGGATCTCGCGGCTCACATCGAGGATCGGGAAGAAGCCCTGTGGGATGATAAACGGGGCACCGTCGTGGCGCGACACGTGCGTAAACTGGGTTCTCTGGTGTTGGCTGAGAAGTCGCTGGCTCAGGTCGCGCCGGAGATGCTTCAGCAAGGGTTGTTGGACGCGGTGCGTCGTAAAGGCTTGGATAGCCTGCCCTGGACTCCGGCAGCGCGGCAATGGTGTGCGCGAGTGCGGTTGTTGGCAGAGGAGTATCCCGGTGAATGGCCAGAGGTCAGCGATGCTGCGTTGCTGGACACCGTGGAAATCTGGCTGGCCCCTTATCTATCAGGCATGAAACGCTGGTCCGATTTGTCCGGCCTCAATCTGGTTCAGGCGCTGAATACCCTGCTGGATTATCCGCAACAGCAGCGGTTGGAAGAACTTGCTCCGCGCGCACTGACCATTCCCACCGGCCAGAACGTGACCCTGGATTACAGCGCTGACAACGGTCCCGTGCTGGCGGCCAAACTGCAGGCGTTATTTGGCTGGACGGAAACCCCGAAAGTCGCCGGGGGGCGGGTGCCGGTGGTTATTCATCTGCTATCACCCGCCCAGAGGCCCTTGGCCGTTACCGCAGATCTGGCGAGTTTCTGGCGTAACGCCTACCCCGAGGTACGTAAGGATACTCGTGGGCGATACCCCAAGCATCCCTGGCCGGAAGACCCGCTGACCGCACAAGCGCAGCAAGGCACCAAGAAGCGCCCTGTCAGGTAA
- a CDS encoding type III PLP-dependent enzyme: MIDAANATIADYYDTDTFQRIKAFSDTKETPFVVIDTATIDRQYDELVEGFPYAKVYYAVKANPAPQILTLLKDKGANFDIASVYELEKVMALGVTGDRISFGNTIKKARDVRTFYEKGVRMFATDSEADLRNIAKAAPGSKVYVRILTEGTLTADWPLSRKFGCQTDMAMDLLILARDLGLVPYGVSFHVGSQQREIGAWDAALSKVKVIFERLKEEDGIELKMINMGGGFPANYISRTNELSVYAREIARFLEEDFGAELPEIIIEPGRSLISNAGVLVSEVVLISRKSRTALHRWVFTDVGKFSGLIETLDEAIKFPIWTEKEGEGEDCVIAGPTCDSADIMYEHHKYPLPLNLAIGDRMYWLSTGAYTTTYSAVEFNGFPPLKDYYI; this comes from the coding sequence ATGATCGACGCAGCCAACGCAACTATTGCGGATTACTACGACACCGACACCTTTCAGCGTATCAAAGCATTTTCAGACACCAAGGAAACGCCATTTGTGGTGATTGATACTGCCACTATTGATCGTCAGTACGACGAATTGGTGGAAGGTTTTCCTTATGCAAAGGTCTACTACGCCGTAAAAGCGAACCCGGCCCCGCAGATTTTGACGCTGTTGAAGGACAAGGGTGCCAACTTCGATATCGCATCGGTGTACGAGTTGGAAAAAGTCATGGCGTTGGGTGTCACCGGCGATCGCATCAGTTTTGGCAACACCATCAAGAAAGCCCGTGACGTGCGGACCTTCTATGAAAAAGGTGTGCGCATGTTTGCCACGGATTCCGAGGCGGATTTGCGCAACATCGCCAAAGCGGCGCCGGGCTCGAAGGTGTACGTGCGCATTCTGACGGAAGGCACGCTCACCGCAGACTGGCCGTTATCGCGCAAGTTTGGTTGCCAAACCGACATGGCCATGGATTTGTTGATCCTGGCTCGTGATCTGGGGTTGGTGCCTTACGGTGTGTCGTTCCATGTGGGCTCGCAACAGCGTGAAATCGGTGCCTGGGATGCCGCGTTGAGCAAAGTGAAAGTCATCTTTGAGCGCCTGAAGGAAGAAGACGGCATTGAGTTGAAGATGATCAACATGGGCGGTGGGTTTCCGGCCAACTACATCAGCCGGACCAACGAGCTGAGTGTCTATGCCCGGGAGATTGCCCGCTTCCTTGAGGAAGACTTCGGAGCGGAGCTGCCAGAAATCATCATTGAACCCGGCCGATCCCTGATCTCCAATGCCGGAGTGTTGGTGAGTGAAGTGGTGCTGATCTCCCGTAAATCACGTACCGCGTTGCACCGCTGGGTGTTTACCGATGTGGGTAAGTTTTCGGGTTTGATCGAAACGCTGGATGAAGCCATCAAGTTCCCGATCTGGACAGAGAAAGAGGGTGAGGGAGAAGACTGCGTGATCGCGGGGCCAACCTGTGACAGTGCCGACATCATGTACGAGCACCACAAGTACCCGTTGCCGTTAAACCTGGCCATCGGCGACCGGATGTATTGGTTGTCTACCGGCGCCTATACCACCACCTACAGTGCGGTAGAGTTCAACGGCTTCCCTCCGTTGAAAGATTACTACATCTAA
- a CDS encoding CynX/NimT family MFS transporter: MASNFAANTSPSPAKLLPVAVLLWLAGVYLRIPVLVAPPLAPFISDELGLTQALTGALTTLPILMLAIGAMPGSLAISRIGPRNTLALAMLIMVIGSAGRGLVPDTLTLMIASAIMGLGVAMMQPALPALLPRWLEPHHLAIGSAIYMNGMLMGEFIGAGITLPVLMPLLENSWRATLLAWSLPALLVAAALFLPKRDLARPVRKTAWLPDWKNPLTLRLGLLLGLSGSSFFGLNAYMGNLLEQQGNFDLLPDALFWYNFAQVFASLVMLKMARRWVGLRSLIIIMGILSISGTLGALLLSGWASIISATFMSFFAGILLILLVALPPLLVSSEETGRLSAGTFLVGYTLAFSVPMLGGVLADWTGDIRHAVWVILGYGVLVLPIAFRLQLNRT, encoded by the coding sequence GTGGCAAGCAATTTCGCCGCGAACACATCGCCATCGCCAGCCAAGCTGCTGCCGGTGGCGGTGTTGCTTTGGTTAGCCGGTGTTTATCTAAGAATACCTGTGTTGGTGGCACCGCCACTGGCACCGTTCATCAGTGACGAACTGGGCCTGACTCAAGCGCTCACCGGCGCACTGACGACTCTACCTATTCTGATGCTCGCCATTGGCGCTATGCCCGGGTCGCTTGCCATTTCTCGCATAGGCCCGCGCAACACTCTGGCGCTGGCCATGTTGATCATGGTGATTGGCTCGGCGGGCCGGGGCTTAGTGCCCGATACCCTGACGCTGATGATCGCCAGTGCCATCATGGGACTGGGCGTCGCCATGATGCAGCCCGCCTTACCGGCACTGCTGCCCCGTTGGCTTGAACCGCATCATCTGGCCATCGGTTCCGCTATTTATATGAATGGCATGCTGATGGGCGAGTTTATCGGGGCCGGTATTACCCTGCCGGTACTGATGCCTTTGCTGGAAAACAGCTGGCGCGCAACACTGTTGGCCTGGTCGCTACCCGCGCTATTGGTCGCCGCGGCGCTGTTTCTTCCCAAGCGGGATCTGGCGCGACCGGTCCGCAAAACTGCCTGGCTTCCGGATTGGAAAAACCCGCTGACGCTTCGTTTGGGTTTGTTGCTAGGGCTGTCCGGCTCGTCTTTCTTCGGGCTGAACGCTTATATGGGCAACCTGCTGGAACAGCAAGGCAACTTCGACCTGCTCCCGGATGCCCTGTTCTGGTACAACTTCGCACAAGTGTTCGCCTCTCTGGTGATGCTGAAGATGGCGCGACGATGGGTTGGGCTCCGTAGCTTGATTATCATCATGGGCATTCTGAGCATCAGCGGCACCCTCGGTGCACTTCTGCTTTCCGGCTGGGCGTCGATCATCAGCGCCACTTTCATGAGCTTTTTTGCGGGTATCTTGCTGATTCTTCTGGTGGCCTTACCACCCCTGCTGGTGTCCTCGGAAGAAACCGGGCGGCTCTCTGCCGGCACGTTTCTGGTCGGCTACACGCTGGCGTTTTCCGTGCCGATGCTGGGCGGGGTACTGGCAGACTGGACCGGCGATATCCGCCATGCGGTGTGGGTGATTCTCGGCTACGGCGTATTGGTATTGCCCATCGCCTTCCGGTTACAACTGAACCGCACCTGA
- a CDS encoding ectoine synthase, whose translation MKIVRVQDIIGTEREVTGPGWTSRRMLLKKDGMGFSFHETIIPAGAELNLWYKHHLEAVYCVAGNGTITDKATGETHEITDGTLYALDQHDQHTLRGGTEDMRLICAFNPPVTGQEVHDEDGAYLPDTSED comes from the coding sequence ATGAAAATCGTACGAGTGCAAGACATTATTGGTACCGAGCGCGAAGTAACCGGTCCGGGCTGGACCAGCCGCCGCATGCTTCTGAAAAAAGACGGCATGGGTTTCTCTTTTCACGAAACCATCATTCCGGCCGGTGCCGAATTGAACCTGTGGTACAAGCATCACCTGGAAGCGGTTTACTGCGTAGCCGGTAATGGCACCATTACTGACAAGGCCACCGGTGAAACCCACGAAATCACCGACGGCACCTTGTACGCACTCGACCAGCACGACCAGCACACCCTGCGCGGCGGCACTGAAGATATGCGCTTGATTTGCGCCTTCAACCCGCCTGTGACCGGTCAGGAAGTTCACGACGAAGACGGTGCCTACCTGCCCGACACCAGCGAAGACTGA
- a CDS encoding DUF3482 domain-containing protein, with translation MTHPPVFAVVGHPNKGKSSVVATLSQNDAIAIALEPGTTRASQRYPLTVDGRQLYTLTDTPGFQRPRRVLQWLQAHSLSASDHPDTVRAFVLQHKGDERYVDECELLTPIIEGAGIIYVVDGSVPYSAEHEAEMTILRWTGRPSLALINSIGPDDYSDVWQAALGQFFQVVRKFDAVRAPFEQHLSLLRTFGQLEPDWEQPLEEATQRLAEQRSQRQQQAASLIARALEDLMGYQEKRTLTLDQLASTSEATLADTLRERWYKRQRRREQSLRIDIEHLYQHQRITRQEAELEWANQHDLFSEDTRRHWAVSKKYLATAGFGAGAMGGAGIDAVTFGSSLGTGALLGGLIGAAGSYFYGDRLLLPALNIGPLQNGLQSATFGPVQDSQFGYVILGRAVDHWWHISHRNHAGRDLLALEPADQHWLEQLDKASQREIQRALDRCRKQRPLSPSQQQNLAQAIGQAMAAYDNWRLNRG, from the coding sequence ATGACCCACCCTCCCGTCTTCGCGGTTGTTGGCCATCCAAACAAAGGCAAATCCAGCGTCGTCGCGACCCTGTCCCAGAACGACGCCATCGCCATCGCACTCGAACCCGGCACTACCCGGGCCAGCCAGCGCTACCCGCTCACCGTCGATGGCCGGCAGCTCTATACCCTGACCGACACCCCCGGTTTCCAGCGCCCGAGGCGCGTTCTGCAATGGCTGCAAGCCCACAGCTTGTCAGCCTCGGACCACCCTGACACCGTACGTGCCTTTGTGCTTCAACATAAAGGCGACGAACGCTACGTGGATGAATGCGAGTTGCTGACCCCCATCATCGAAGGCGCCGGCATTATCTACGTGGTTGATGGTTCGGTGCCTTACAGTGCCGAACACGAAGCTGAAATGACCATCCTGCGCTGGACCGGTCGCCCGAGCCTGGCTTTGATCAACAGTATTGGCCCCGATGACTACAGCGATGTATGGCAGGCAGCGCTTGGACAATTCTTTCAGGTTGTACGCAAGTTCGACGCGGTTCGCGCCCCGTTCGAGCAACATCTCAGCCTTTTACGAACCTTCGGCCAACTGGAGCCCGACTGGGAACAACCTCTGGAGGAAGCCACCCAGCGACTGGCCGAGCAACGCAGCCAACGCCAGCAACAGGCCGCGAGCCTGATCGCCCGGGCACTGGAAGATTTGATGGGCTATCAGGAGAAACGCACTCTGACGCTGGACCAGCTGGCCAGCACCAGCGAAGCCACGCTCGCAGACACCCTGAGAGAGCGCTGGTACAAACGCCAACGCCGGCGCGAGCAGTCGCTGCGCATCGACATAGAGCATTTGTATCAGCATCAGCGCATCACCCGTCAGGAAGCGGAACTGGAATGGGCCAATCAGCACGACCTGTTTTCGGAAGATACCCGCCGACACTGGGCAGTCAGCAAAAAATATCTGGCCACGGCCGGATTCGGAGCCGGCGCGATGGGCGGTGCGGGCATAGATGCGGTGACCTTTGGCTCGTCACTGGGCACGGGTGCGCTCTTGGGCGGGCTGATCGGCGCAGCGGGCAGTTATTTCTACGGCGACCGCTTGCTGCTGCCGGCACTTAATATCGGCCCTCTGCAAAACGGGCTGCAATCCGCCACCTTCGGCCCGGTTCAGGACAGCCAGTTTGGTTACGTCATTCTCGGCCGGGCCGTCGATCACTGGTGGCACATCAGCCACCGAAACCACGCAGGGCGCGATTTGCTGGCACTGGAGCCGGCCGATCAGCATTGGCTGGAACAGCTCGACAAAGCCAGCCAACGCGAGATTCAACGGGCACTCGACCGGTGCCGAAAACAGCGGCCGCTAAGTCCCAGCCAACAGCAAAATCTGGCTCAGGCGATTGGTCAGGCCATGGCCGCCTATGACAACTGGCGGTTGAATCGCGGCTGA